One Oncorhynchus mykiss isolate Arlee chromosome 9, USDA_OmykA_1.1, whole genome shotgun sequence genomic window, TTAGACGCTTGAcccgctgcaagtcctgcctctcccatctactcattggtttttaggagcatactaacccacgtggttgattgaaagatgaacaagATCCACAcgccagtccagttggtggtggtaatgcaccttaaagttggttgccaactgccaTATAGAATCCACAGAAGAATAAGAATGAAGGAGGGAAGATTAATTAAATAAAACTAACTTTAAAACTAACTAGGGTTCCCCTTTTATCtatggattaattgtcagagtagagaacACATGATTTTGTGACTCAAAATGGGTCAACATTTTACAAAGAAAAAAAGGACCATGTGCATTTCAAGTAAAATAACAATCCAATGTTTatctcccaggacaaattagctagcaacagcaagcttgCTAAATatccatgaatgtttcatgtgtgtttcGACCTGTCCAATAATGAATATAGTTCATTTACAGTTGGTTTGGTATTTAAACCTGCGTGTCATGAGCACGTCTGATGGGGATAGACAACATGCGCACACTGAGTCGGTTTGGTCAGAATGTTTCACAGTAACTAATGCCATTCTCCTGTAATCTCCTTTGTCCTAGGTGACCCTCTGAGAGAGATAGGCAGTGAATGTGGAATTGAGTTTGATGAGGAGAAGACTGCTGTCATTGATCATCACCATTACGATGTGTCAGACCCTGGTGAGGTAAGCAGAATAAAGAACATTCTAATGTAAACCTTTTAGCATTAGGTTTTGCAATTGCTTACAGGGGCATGTGTCAATGCACTTCTGTCTAATAATGTAGAATTCCCAAGTTAAGTCTCAAGAAAAGGTGTGAAATGGGTATTAAGAGACCATTAAAATTGCTGAGCACTTGAGGTAGGCGAATGAAGTGAATCATAAGAGGTAAACTTCCCCCCTATTCCTTCCCCTAGCATACCCTGATTGTTGCTGATCCAGACAATCTTCTGAAGGCTCCCACTATTGTCGGGAACCCCAGTGACAAACCCATCCTCTTCAAGGGTGTTGGGTGAGTCTACCATTACAGTTGAGAACACTGGTATTATGTTGTTATACCCCTATGGACATATTTTTCTATGGTAAAGGATTTTtgtcctctccccttcttccAGCATGGTGGCAGACCCAGATAACCCCCTGGTCCTGGACATTCTGACTggctcctccacctcctactcctaCTTCCCTGACCGACCCATCTCTCAGGTAATACCAGCACTGTTTCCTTCCTTATCAAACATTCTCCTTTGAAATTTGACTAACTTATGTGTGTATGGTGTTTATAACTGAAACTTTATATTTTGGTTGACACTACACTCTCCTTTCTGGACAGTACCCCCATGCTGTTGGAAAGAACACTCTTTTGATCGCTGGGCTCCAGGCCAGGAATAACGCCCGAGTGGTATTCAGTGGCTCACTGCACTTTTTCAGCGACGCCTTCTTCAACGCTGCTGTTCAGAAGGCCACACCTGGCTCCCAGAGGTAACCCTCTCTCATAATGCTTTTCATCATCTGCTCTGTAGTTGCCTGCCCTACTTTTATCCTGATTTTCATTGTTCAATAATCACCTTTTATATTTTAAGAAATGGAATAACTGTGTTTTAATTCCAGTCTTGGATCTCTTGTAGGTACGCTCAGACTGGGAACATGGAATTAGCCGAGGCTCTGTCCCGATGGGTGTTCAAGGAAGCCGGTGTACTCCGAGTGGGAGCCGTTACACATCATCCTGTGGGGGAGAGCACCCCTCCTGCAGCTTACACCATCACAGACCTTGTGGTGAGTCACTATTTAATCCATCAACATCTCGTGGTAAGACATTTTTGCTGTCCATTATGACAGTATTTAGTTATTTTTCTTATTTAACGACACATTCAAATGTGAAAATATGCCAATTTAGCTAATGCAAATGAAAAAAGGCatgaatatttttgtttttttactccaTGAACTGTGGCCATTATGTTGTTTCTGTCCTTTTCCTCCGACACAGGAGTACAGCGTTGTAATTGAGATGCTGTCCGAGGGCAGCTGGATTCCGTTTGATGGGGAAGACATCCAGTTGGAGTTTGTGAGAATCGACCCCTTCGTCAGGACCTACCTCAAGAAAAATGGTATGAACATTTCAGAGATTACTCTTTATTTTCATGATTATTTACATTGTGGAAATTGATTGAACAGTTTGATGTCAATCAAATAATTATATTTACCTGAATAGGAGATAAATACAGCGTCCAGTTCAAGTTGCCTGACGTGTATGGAGTTTTCCAGTTCAAGGTGGACTACAACAGGCTAGGCTACACACACCTGTACTCCTCTACTCAGGTGAGGGAACTGTCATGTTTTGAAATGGAAGGCTCTTGAGTATATCAAGGGCTACACCAGCTAATTCATTGTACGTGTCACACTATAAGCAAACAAAGTATAGTACTCAATTGCTAATGTATACATGTCCTCTCCCATAGGTGTCGGTGCGTCCTCTGCAGCACACGCAGTATGAGCGCTTCATCCCCTCAGCATTCCCTTATTACGCCAGTGTCTTCTCCATGATGGGAGGACTCTTTGTCTTCAGCATAGTCTTCCTTCACATGAAAGAAAAGGAGAAATCAGACTAGGGAGATGAAACGTTTCCAGAAAAGCTTATTAAATTaggagggaggggtggtagaTTAAGAATTTGCCTTATTGGGGTGAAGGTTCTTGGTTGCTTAAATCATCTGGCAGAGTCTGCAAGAAGAGTTGGTGAGAATTGAACATGTTGCTTCTCTATTGGTTGTGGGGGAATTTAATGAGGGCTTTGCAGGCAAACTGAGATTTTTTGTAATTCTGAAAATAATACACTTGTGCACAGATAATTTGAGTGATTTATTTTACACATCTCTGAATTCAGTCAGCAATTGGATATGGTTGCTTCACGATCTCAATAACAGATGGAACACTTGTTTGGAAAAATCCCATGAATGTATGTTTTTCCCACCCCCTTGTATGAGGATAAAAACGTCTTGATGCAGTACATGCACtgaatatttttgttttgtctgaTCAAATAGTCTTGCCAATAGAAACACTAACATGTTTGCAACAAACGTTACATAAATCCTTAAACTACAATAAAATGTTGACATTCCACTCTGTTGAAGTCTTAATTGTGATcaattatgtgtatatataaatcattgagCTGGATAGGGTAGAGAAcatgtagtttttttttaaaagacaaaCTACAGCAAAAAAAAATCAGTTACCCACATTTGTTGGAGGTGATGTTCGTGGGTCACGAGCTCTTTGACAGGCATTTGGTGACTTATCAGTCAATTCTATAACTTCAAATGGCTAGCTGCTAAATTTAACcatagacagtacagtatgaagatgggCAGAAATTGCTTCCCAAATGGAGATACCCGATCACGCTTCTAGGCCATGTCATGGCGACGTTGGGTAGCTAAGCTCATGCGCAGAAACACTTCGGCTCTAATGATGTTCTCGCGCCGGAATGCGCACGTGCTGGGCGTCGACTTAAAGGCACTCCTTCGATATAAAGTAATTTTTGACAAAGGAAAACGTGTCAatttcacgaggttggagtaataacatgttcaattACTTAAGACGTGggctcgaatctaggttgtgTATTGACATTTATAGAAAATTAACTATAGAATACCCTTTCACTTCTGTAATTGAATTGTTAAATCAGAAACCCCGGTCTGTTCTGCTTGCTCTGTTTCGCAAGCGTTCCCGGAAGCCTCGCGATGTTGCACCTCTGGCTTTAGAGACTGGGTTAGCATTGTCTTGAATATATTCCTCCGGACTAAACATCGAGCTTGTTAACTTGGTCATGGTTTCTACATTTTACATCATAAAGTTGAACTACAACATAAGTTTAAACAAGTTGAGTGCTAACTAACTACAAAAAGTAAAAGTTACCGGCTACGACAGCAGGATATTTACTCCCTACTATCGCTGACGCCAACTAACGTGCTGGCCAGTTCGGTTGACTAACGACGTTAGCCACTCGAACCTTAGTAGGAGGACTAGTATGAGGGAGGACGACGTTGCCAGTCAACGTTATTAGCCATGGCCATGTTGTCTTATGCTAGTTGTTACATTACCTAGCCAGCTCTTTGTTTGATATGTTGTTCGCTTCGCTAGCCAATTATCAGTGTTGAAAATATATGGCTGGCTAGCTTTGAGAACATCGACAGCAGACCACATTGAGACCCCTGGAAATCAGCTGACAGCTGCAGGCAGCCAAGGAGACCAGTCAGTGATGGATCAACTCAAAGTCAAGGACCGAATATTGGAAAACATTTCTTCGTCTGTCAAGAAGGTAAGACTGATACCAAGTCTATACACATACCGTTAGCTCAAAGTCATGTTAGTAAGATCAGCTAACTTATTTGAAGACGGTAAACACCAGTATTACCCTGCTTGCCATGATAGGTGGGCCTGACTCATCGTAGAAAACAGTTGCTGACTATCTGTGAGGTCTTTGAAGATTGTTTAGCTAACGTTAAACACATGGATTACGTTTGTAATGTCATGGGTGTTTTGTCTTGCTAACTTAGCTGACACTGTGTTGTATTCGCTAATGCTGtcatgtaaacaaacactttcTTGCTTCTAAAATTCTGAGTCACGGCCAATTCAACAACCCTCGGTTAGCTAGGTCTATTTTTGAAGGCTAAAATAACTTTTGTTGCTTATTTTCCAAACACATTTCAATATGCTTGCTTAATATAGGCATAGTTCCGCATACTGTGACCACATTCAATTTGACTTCTGGGTTACTTAATCAATTATAATCAATTAAGCTAAACCCTGGTTGAATGTTTGTTGATGTTCATCCTTTGCATACACCTGTACAGTTAACGTTCAGTCCCATCCTTCCAAAGTATTTGCACTGTGCCAGACTGACAGTGCTTCAATAGACCTTGCCTGGTATGATTTTCAAGTCCTCTCCAGTTTATATTCAGTTTGTTCCTGTTCCCAGTCACATGATTGTCATCAGGTGACGGGAATTTAAGATCCCACATTCCTTTATATTCAGTCAGTCCTGTTAAACTAGTCTTTTCAGGGGTTATGAACAAAAGTCTGATTTAAAGCCAGTCATAGTAATACCATTTAGTGGATCAGATGTACAGTAGCAATTATCCAATTTCAGGCTCCATGCTTGCAGATATCTGGCACTGAGGGACTCCTCTCAACATCTCATGAAGAAGATATCCCTATATTTCTAGTTTGGCTGTGGGCCTAGTACTCTTGTCAGCTCCATATGTTTTGTGCTCTGACTGCAGTTGCAGAGTTACTTTGCTGCCTGTGAGGATGAAACTCCAGCCATCCGGAATCACGACCGGGTCCTACAGCGACTGTGCGAGCACCTTGACCATGCTCTACTCTATGGGTAA contains:
- the LOC110532373 gene encoding dolichyl-diphosphooligosaccharide--protein glycosyltransferase 48 kDa subunit, translated to MAKWTSDKQINWCSSTLLLKKRTVSMGQTKSRLLGNNFILFLMISSMMHMALADGKTLVLLDNLNIRDTHAIFFRSLADRGFDLSFKTADDPSLSLIKYGQFLYDHLIIFSPSVEDFGGNISVETITSFIDGGGNVLVAASSDIGDPLREIGSECGIEFDEEKTAVIDHHHYDVSDPGEHTLIVADPDNLLKAPTIVGNPSDKPILFKGVGMVADPDNPLVLDILTGSSTSYSYFPDRPISQYPHAVGKNTLLIAGLQARNNARVVFSGSLHFFSDAFFNAAVQKATPGSQRYAQTGNMELAEALSRWVFKEAGVLRVGAVTHHPVGESTPPAAYTITDLVEYSVVIEMLSEGSWIPFDGEDIQLEFVRIDPFVRTYLKKNGDKYSVQFKLPDVYGVFQFKVDYNRLGYTHLYSSTQVSVRPLQHTQYERFIPSAFPYYASVFSMMGGLFVFSIVFLHMKEKEKSD